Within Hyalangium ruber, the genomic segment CTTCGACGGGGTGAGCGCGCTGGCGGCGGTGCGGCGGGTGCTGCCGGACATTCCGTTCCTCTTCGTCACCGGCGCGCTGGGCGAGGAGCGGGCCATCGAGCTGCTCAAGCGGGGGGCCACGGACTACGTGCTCAAGAACCGGCTGGAGCGCCTGGTGCCCAGCGTGGAGCGGGCTCTGCGGCAGGCCGAGAGCGAGCAGCTGCGGCGCGAGACCGAGAAGGCGCTGCGCAAGTCCGAGGAGCGCTACCAGCTCGTCATCCGCGCCACCTCGGACGTGGTGTGGGACTGGGACTTGGAGAAGGGCACGGTGGAGTGGAGCGACTCCATCGAGACGATGTTCGGCATCACCCGGCGGGAGATGGAGGCGGACACGGACGCGTGGTTGGCGCGGGTGCATCCGGAGGAGCGCGAGCGGGTGTGGCAGGGCATGCAGCAGGCGCTGACCTCGCGGGTGGACCGCTGGCAGGCCGAGTACCGCTTCCAGCGCGCCAATGGCACGTATGCCTTCGTGGTGGACCGGGGCTACATCGTCCGGGACGAGGGGGGCCAGGCGCAGCGCATGGCGGGGGCGATGCAGGACATCACCGAGCAGAAGCGCTCGGAGGAGGAGCGCCAGCAGTTGTTGAGCGAGGCGCGGCGGCGGGTGGAGTTCGAGCAGCAGTTGGTGGGCATCGTCAGCCATGACCTGCGCGGGCCGCTCAACGCCATCCTGACGGGGGCGTCGATGATGCTGCAGCGGGAGACCATCGAGCCGTGGCAGGCGAAGACGGCGGCGCGAATCCTCTCGTGCGCGGAGCGCTCGAACCGGCTGATTCGAGACCTGCTGGACTTCACCCAGGCGCGCATGGGGGGCGGCATTCCGGTGCGGCCGGCGTCGGCGGACCTGCACGAGGTGACGCAGCAGGTGGTGGAGGAAGCGCGCGCGGTGCATGTGGAGCGCAACATCCTGGTGACGCAGGGTGGGGAGGGGCGCGGGGAGTGGGACGCGGACCGGATGGCGCAGGTGGTCTCGAACCTGGTGACCAACGCGCTGAAGTACAGCCCGGAGGGGACGCAGGTGCGGGTGGAGACGGTGGGCGAGCCGGAGCGGATGGTGCTGCGGGTCCACAACGTGGGGGAGCCCATCGCGGCGGACCTGCTGCCGCGCATCTTCGAGCCGCTGCGGCGCGGCAAGCGCCGGACGAACCGCTCGGACCGGAGCATCGGCCTGGGGCTCTACATCGTCCGGGAGCTGGTGCTGGCGCACGGGGGGACGGTGGAGGTGAACTCCACGGAAGCGGAGGGAACCACCTTCACGGTGTCGCTGCCCCGAACGATTCCCGTCCTGAGCGCGGAGCCCCCCGCCATCGACTGAGGCACGCCCTCCCGAAACCTGTCTGATGTCCGACAGGTTTGTCCGGAGCGCGCCCGGGGGCAGGGCTCAAGGAGCGGGGCGCTCGGGAGGGGGCGGCGCAGGGAGCTTCGCCGGAGCCACCTCGGCCTCGGGGCGCAGGGCCTTCACCAGGGCCATCATCTGGGCCACGAGGCTGGTGAGCGCCTGGCCCTCCTGGATGCCGGCGCCGGTGCCGATGGAGAAGGAGCGCAGCTCCTGGGGCTGGGGCATCTTCTCGGCGATGGTGGGCAGCAGCTCGACGAGGCGGGACTGGACGTTGGCGGGGCTGAGGCCGTTGAGGATGTGCTGACGGGCCTCGAGCAGCTCCAGCTCGAAGCGCTTCTGCTTGTTGCCGGCGGTGCGCTCGGCCTCCAGCACCTCGAGGCTGGCCTGGGCCTCGCGCTTGCGCTGAGCGGCCTGGGCCTCGTGCTTGAGCTGGGCGAGCTCGGTCTCCACGGCGAGCCGCGCCTTGTGCAACTCGGCGGTGTGCAGGGCGGACTGCTGGCGCTCCACGGCGAGCGTGCGGGCGGCCTCCTCCTCGCGCTGCTGGCGCCGCAGCTCCTCGGCCTGCTTGCGGTCATAGGCCTCGGCGTCCTTGTGAGCGCGCAGCTGGGAGAGCTCGCCCTCGGTCTCCAGGTGGGAGCGCTCGCGCTCTTGTTTCACCTGGAGCTCGCGGCGGGAGATGGCCTCCTCGGTCTCGAGTCCGGCGAGCCGGGCCACGCGCTCGCGCTCGGCGCGGAAGGGCTTCTGGAGGCTCTCCCAGAGGCGGGCGGAGCTGACGACGGCCTCCTTGATTTGAACGGTGACGATGCGAAGGCCGAGGCCCTTGTCGCTGCCGCCACCGCCCTCGGCGACCTGACGGATGCGGGCGGTGAGCTCCTCGATGATGGGCTGCTTGTCGGAGAGCACGGCGTCGATGCTCATGGTGGCCACCTTGTCCTTGATGGCGGCCTCGGCCTGCTCGCGCAGCTGGACGTTCACCACGCGCATGGGGTCGTCGACGTCGGTGAAGTCGAGCTTCTTATAGGCGGTGGCGAAGTCCTCGATGATCCACTGCACGTAGCCCTGGACGAGCAGCCCCTGGAGCTCGCGGCAGATGCAGTGGGCGTTGATGAGGATGGTCTGCATGGCGCCCGGCACGACGAGGAACGAGTCGATGGCGGGGTTGAAGCGGAAGGAGACGCCCAAGCCGATGTGCAGGGGCTTGTCGTGGCCGCGGCGGGTGTGGACGACGTAGGCGTTGGGAGGGACGACGACGTTCTTCCAGCGCCAGAAGCCGGTGACGCGCACATCCACGGCATTGCCGCCGGGCATCTCGGGAGGGGGAGGAGCGCCCATCCCCCCGCGGCGACGCGGCGCCATGCCGGCCGCCTGGGCAGGCACCGACATGGGAGAGGCCATCTTGCGAGCCTTGAGGTCGACCTCGAGGCGCTGTTGCTGCTCCTGGACTTGATCCAGGTACTCGTTCCGCATGGATTGATTCATCGAGGTCCCCCGAGGAGGGCCGCATCTAACACCACGGCACCCCGAGCCAGAAAGGTGGGAGCCCGGAGCCAAGGGCCCTTCCGGTTCCGGAGGGAGCTTGCGAGACTCGGGAGGGGAGGTCGGTA encodes:
- a CDS encoding sensor histidine kinase, whose product is MQSLARELMPEPEPKPLSILLLEDNELDARLVTTQLEEVGMPFRLERVEGRESFMRALERGGYDIILSDYNIPGFDGVSALAAVRRVLPDIPFLFVTGALGEERAIELLKRGATDYVLKNRLERLVPSVERALRQAESEQLRRETEKALRKSEERYQLVIRATSDVVWDWDLEKGTVEWSDSIETMFGITRREMEADTDAWLARVHPEERERVWQGMQQALTSRVDRWQAEYRFQRANGTYAFVVDRGYIVRDEGGQAQRMAGAMQDITEQKRSEEERQQLLSEARRRVEFEQQLVGIVSHDLRGPLNAILTGASMMLQRETIEPWQAKTAARILSCAERSNRLIRDLLDFTQARMGGGIPVRPASADLHEVTQQVVEEARAVHVERNILVTQGGEGRGEWDADRMAQVVSNLVTNALKYSPEGTQVRVETVGEPERMVLRVHNVGEPIAADLLPRIFEPLRRGKRRTNRSDRSIGLGLYIVRELVLAHGGTVEVNSTEAEGTTFTVSLPRTIPVLSAEPPAID
- a CDS encoding SPFH domain-containing protein; this encodes MRNEYLDQVQEQQQRLEVDLKARKMASPMSVPAQAAGMAPRRRGGMGAPPPPEMPGGNAVDVRVTGFWRWKNVVVPPNAYVVHTRRGHDKPLHIGLGVSFRFNPAIDSFLVVPGAMQTILINAHCICRELQGLLVQGYVQWIIEDFATAYKKLDFTDVDDPMRVVNVQLREQAEAAIKDKVATMSIDAVLSDKQPIIEELTARIRQVAEGGGGSDKGLGLRIVTVQIKEAVVSSARLWESLQKPFRAERERVARLAGLETEEAISRRELQVKQERERSHLETEGELSQLRAHKDAEAYDRKQAEELRRQQREEEAARTLAVERQQSALHTAELHKARLAVETELAQLKHEAQAAQRKREAQASLEVLEAERTAGNKQKRFELELLEARQHILNGLSPANVQSRLVELLPTIAEKMPQPQELRSFSIGTGAGIQEGQALTSLVAQMMALVKALRPEAEVAPAKLPAPPPPERPAP